The DNA window GCCGGGCGTCCAGCGACTGCTCGACGCGTGGACCTCGACGCCCGCGGTCGTGTTCGGGCGGTACCTGGACGTCCTGGCGGCCAACACCCTGGCACTCGCGCTCAACCGCTGCTCGGCGCCCGGGCACAACCAGCTCCGCGCGATCTTCCTCGATCCCGAGTCCCACGAGATCTACCCGGAGTGGGACAGCGTCGCCGCGGACAGTGTGGCCAGCCTGCGCGCCGCGGCCGGTTCCGACCTGGACGACCCGCGGCTCACCGACCTGGTCGGCGAGCTGTCGTTGAAGAGCGCGGAGTTCCGCCAGCTCTGGGCGCGGCACGACGTCCGGACCAAGACGCGCGGGACCAAGCGGTTCCTCCATCCGATGGTCGGTGAGGTGACGGTCGGCTTCGAATCGCTCGCGATCACCGGCTCGCCGGGGCAGGTGCTCGCCGTCTACCACGCCGAGCCGGGATCGCCGTCGGAACGCGCACTGGCGCTGCT is part of the Tenggerimyces flavus genome and encodes:
- a CDS encoding helix-turn-helix transcriptional regulator, which gives rise to MSSENQLGEFLRARREVAQPGDLGLPDPGRRRVPGLRREEVAMLAGVSADYYVRLEQGRDRHPSEQVLEALARVLGLNDEAASHLHSLARPSPRRRRSTARSERVEPGVQRLLDAWTSTPAVVFGRYLDVLAANTLALALNRCSAPGHNQLRAIFLDPESHEIYPEWDSVAADSVASLRAAAGSDLDDPRLTDLVGELSLKSAEFRQLWARHDVRTKTRGTKRFLHPMVGEVTVGFESLAITGSPGQVLAVYHAEPGSPSERALALLGSASVPEASEVTERS